One part of the Bacteroidota bacterium genome encodes these proteins:
- a CDS encoding MaoC family dehydratase — MAAPKVGDVFTHDIQYTQEQVNLYAQISGDTNPLHIDEAAGKASMFGRNIIHGHFSASVFTKIFGVLYYAEGHIYMKQNNTFLKPMFVDTPYQAVITVKEIFPEKNRVLYETKVVDVATGADTIVGEALLMNKAQYVW, encoded by the coding sequence ATGGCAGCACCAAAAGTAGGCGATGTATTTACGCACGACATTCAATACACGCAAGAACAAGTTAATTTATACGCTCAAATAAGTGGCGATACCAACCCGCTTCATATTGACGAGGCAGCAGGTAAAGCCAGTATGTTTGGCCGCAACATTATTCACGGACATTTTAGTGCCAGTGTGTTTACCAAAATATTTGGCGTGTTGTATTATGCCGAAGGACATATTTATATGAAACAAAATAATACTTTCCTTAAACCTATGTTTGTAGATACGCCTTACCAGGCTGTAATAACCGTAAAAGAAATTTTCCCGGAGAAAAACCGTGTATTATATGAAACCAAAGTGGTTGATGTAGCTACAGGTGCAGATACTATAGTAGGCGAAGCTTTATTAATGAACAAAGCACAATACGTTTGGTAA
- a CDS encoding RNA polymerase sigma factor, translating to MEFKIFKQAHKHQTDEQLMSLVFARGSEPAFEELYNRYYKKLLWFSMRLVGSKEQAEDIVQDTFIKIIDKPAAFNPTLKFSTWIYTIVNNACLTNMRNETHRDKLLAENYVPVHITHLKHSIDVKFIQQKINTLYKDLSSKEQVVFVLRFEQELSIKEIAAIAQIPEGSVKSCLFYLLKKMAQQLKNYQITNN from the coding sequence GTGGAGTTTAAAATATTTAAACAAGCGCATAAACACCAAACTGATGAGCAATTAATGAGTTTGGTGTTTGCGCGTGGTAGCGAGCCAGCGTTTGAAGAACTGTACAACAGGTATTATAAAAAGCTGTTGTGGTTTAGCATGCGTTTAGTGGGCAGTAAGGAACAGGCGGAGGATATAGTGCAGGATACTTTTATTAAAATAATTGATAAGCCCGCAGCATTTAACCCAACATTGAAATTTTCTACGTGGATTTATACCATTGTAAACAATGCCTGCTTAACCAATATGCGCAATGAAACGCATCGGGATAAACTACTGGCAGAAAATTATGTACCTGTTCATATAACCCATTTAAAACACAGTATTGATGTAAAATTTATTCAACAAAAAATAAATACGCTGTACAAAGATTTAAGCAGTAAGGAACAGGTAGTTTTTGTATTGCGCTTTGAACAGGAACTAAGTATTAAAGAAATTGCGGCTATTGCGCAAATACCTGAGGGGTCAGTAAAATCGTGCTTGTTTTACTTATTAAAGAAAATGGCACAACAACTTAAAAATTATCAAATAACCAATAACTAG
- a CDS encoding DUF3817 domain-containing protein, whose protein sequence is MIHLFKTKIGRLRIIGMLEGISLLTLFFIAMPMKYIFDNPDGSKLIGPVHGALFLLFIINTLSVGVEQNWKAKTTWKVLLACIIPFGTFYIDKKILRTINTKHT, encoded by the coding sequence ATGATACATCTTTTCAAAACAAAAATAGGACGACTGCGCATAATAGGTATGCTCGAAGGCATATCATTACTAACGCTATTTTTTATTGCAATGCCCATGAAATATATTTTCGATAATCCGGACGGTTCAAAACTAATCGGCCCTGTTCATGGGGCTTTATTCCTGCTGTTCATTATCAATACGCTGAGTGTTGGTGTGGAGCAAAACTGGAAAGCAAAAACAACTTGGAAAGTACTGCTTGCCTGTATTATTCCATTCGGCACTTTCTATATTGATAAAAAAATACTACGAACCATAAACACTAAACATACATGA
- a CDS encoding winged helix DNA-binding domain-containing protein, with product MKPLIKNQIALHRLHNQQIALHSFHTPQEIVAHLGAVQAQDYEMAKWAIGARLHNSHNDLIEQALNTHTIFRTHILRPTWHLVAATDIKWMLALTAPHVLKLLNPSLKKVGFDEHILQRIIKIIQKVLAQKTALTRTEIITQLALQGIKTDELHASHIMMYAELKGIVCNGPKKDKQQTYLLLDELVTSDTSLNREESLGKLAKRYFVSHGPATLQDFIWWSGLGVKDARLGLESIKHELLYEKIEEQEYWFESLQTIPTKQKSQTYFLPAFDQYIIGYKDRTASLHPTHFSNVITNNGIFKPSIVRNGEVIGTWKRTIKKDQVLIEPTFFDTANQLNSKELNKATQLVETFLKAR from the coding sequence ATGAAGCCCTTGATTAAAAACCAAATCGCCTTACACCGATTACACAATCAGCAAATAGCGCTTCATTCTTTTCATACACCACAGGAAATTGTTGCACACTTAGGAGCAGTACAAGCACAAGATTACGAAATGGCTAAATGGGCCATTGGAGCTAGACTCCACAATAGCCACAACGATTTAATAGAGCAGGCTTTAAACACACATACCATATTTAGAACGCATATACTCCGCCCTACCTGGCATTTGGTGGCAGCCACCGATATTAAATGGATGCTTGCTTTAACAGCTCCACATGTACTAAAACTATTAAATCCCTCGCTAAAAAAAGTAGGCTTTGATGAGCATATATTGCAACGAATTATAAAAATAATTCAAAAAGTATTGGCTCAAAAAACAGCGCTAACCCGAACCGAAATAATTACTCAACTGGCATTACAAGGTATTAAAACAGATGAACTACATGCTTCACATATTATGATGTATGCCGAGCTAAAAGGTATTGTTTGTAATGGCCCTAAAAAGGATAAACAACAAACTTATTTATTGCTGGATGAATTGGTAACTAGTGATACATCATTGAACCGGGAAGAATCCTTGGGCAAATTAGCCAAGAGGTATTTTGTCAGCCACGGACCTGCCACTTTACAAGATTTTATCTGGTGGTCGGGTTTAGGGGTAAAAGATGCCCGACTTGGTTTGGAATCCATCAAGCATGAATTGTTATACGAAAAAATAGAAGAACAGGAATATTGGTTTGAAAGCCTACAAACTATTCCTACCAAACAAAAATCCCAAACTTATTTCCTACCCGCCTTCGACCAATATATAATAGGTTATAAGGACAGAACAGCTTCGTTACATCCCACACATTTTAGTAATGTAATAACAAACAATGGTATTTTTAAACCTTCCATAGTAAGGAATGGAGAAGTAATTGGTACTTGGAAAAGAACCATTAAAAAAGACCAGGTATTAATAGAACCTACTTTTTTTGATACCGCCAATCAACTTAACAGCAAGGAACTGAACAAGGCCACGCAATTGGTAGAAACATTTTTAAAGGCCCGCTAA
- a CDS encoding TetR/AcrR family transcriptional regulator has product MTKASETRLAILKKAFELIYTSGYQTTSIDDIIATTQVTKGAFYYHFKNKDEMGLAVINELMAPTMLTNFIEPLQKSENPLNDIYTLIKKLLLGNPFLKMEYGCPASNLTHEMSPVNNAFNLILSELSKQWQEALEECLNKGKKTGQVNSSVNVKQTAFFIMSGYWGIRNLGKLGNNADCYQTYLKELKKYLKTCE; this is encoded by the coding sequence ATGACAAAAGCGTCTGAAACCAGACTTGCCATTTTAAAAAAAGCATTCGAACTCATTTATACCAGTGGCTACCAAACCACCAGTATTGACGATATTATAGCTACTACACAGGTAACCAAAGGAGCTTTTTATTACCATTTTAAAAACAAAGATGAAATGGGTTTAGCTGTTATCAATGAATTAATGGCTCCCACTATGCTTACGAATTTTATTGAGCCACTCCAAAAATCGGAAAACCCACTGAACGATATTTATACATTAATTAAAAAATTGTTGTTAGGTAATCCGTTTTTAAAAATGGAATATGGCTGTCCGGCAAGTAATCTTACACATGAAATGTCGCCCGTTAACAATGCATTTAATTTAATTCTGTCAGAACTGAGCAAACAATGGCAGGAAGCTCTGGAAGAGTGCCTTAACAAAGGCAAAAAAACTGGCCAGGTAAACAGCAGCGTAAATGTCAAACAAACGGCTTTTTTTATTATGTCGGGCTACTGGGGTATTCGTAACTTAGGTAAATTAGGCAACAATGCTGATTGCTATCAAACCTATTTAAAGGAGTTAAAAAAATATTTAAAAACGTGTGAATAA
- a CDS encoding DUF4249 family protein gives MRKAVKHIFLFILLAIGGFCCEKEIDINVPPSTPQFVVEASINNRFPLLNYVFISTTIDYFKPDLSLNGVKNAEVYITPGTIVGNDTVYNDADRIRLYSVDTITKLIPALDSILGPFSGVYMNPIQLTGQENRAYKLDISINNGANIITGKTFIPKVVTIDSIQYTIEKKQERDTADKSFVKFWFNEGPERDNYRLAVNVSADSLLFGWGACSFYRTFDDEFISSGVRPYEFFRPFNAGDTLNLYLSHIGRKEFAFWQSFGRADNNGGPFATPGSVKSNISGAIGSFTGYAVDYKQIIMK, from the coding sequence ATGCGGAAAGCCGTAAAACATATATTTCTATTCATACTTTTAGCCATAGGCGGGTTTTGCTGCGAAAAAGAAATTGATATAAATGTACCGCCCAGTACGCCACAATTTGTAGTGGAAGCCAGTATTAATAACCGTTTCCCTTTACTGAACTACGTATTTATCAGCACTACTATTGATTATTTTAAACCTGATTTAAGCTTAAACGGGGTTAAAAATGCTGAGGTATATATTACACCCGGTACCATAGTTGGCAACGATACTGTTTATAATGATGCTGATAGAATAAGGTTATATTCGGTTGATACCATAACGAAACTAATACCTGCGCTCGATAGTATATTAGGGCCATTCTCCGGTGTGTATATGAACCCGATTCAATTAACAGGACAGGAAAACCGTGCTTATAAGTTGGATATATCTATTAACAACGGGGCGAATATTATTACAGGAAAGACATTTATACCTAAAGTAGTTACAATAGATAGTATCCAATATACCATTGAGAAAAAACAAGAGAGAGATACGGCTGATAAATCGTTTGTGAAGTTTTGGTTTAACGAAGGTCCCGAAAGAGACAATTATCGTTTGGCTGTAAATGTAAGTGCTGATTCTCTTTTGTTTGGCTGGGGTGCCTGCAGTTTTTACCGTACTTTCGATGATGAATTTATAAGCAGTGGTGTAAGACCCTATGAATTTTTCAGACCTTTTAACGCTGGTGATACTTTGAATTTATATCTATCACATATTGGGCGAAAAGAGTTTGCGTTTTGGCAATCGTTTGGCAGAGCCGATAATAACGGAGGGCCTTTTGCTACACCCGGTTCGGTTAAATCAAATATATCAGGAGCCATTGGCTCATTTACAGGTTATGCAGTAGATTACAAGCAAATAATTATGAAGTAA
- a CDS encoding DUF1801 domain-containing protein, giving the protein MERNKTNTFANVDEYIALQAEQAQLVLTHIRHVIKQTIPDAEEVISYQMPAYKYFGMVVFFAAFKNHYSLFFGPPVLVAFKSKIKGFDQTKSAIKFPFSTPLPEALVKEMVKYVAQENKQKALAKKAAKSKKK; this is encoded by the coding sequence ATGGAACGCAATAAAACCAATACTTTCGCCAATGTTGATGAGTACATTGCTTTACAAGCAGAACAGGCTCAATTGGTACTCACACATATAAGGCATGTAATTAAACAAACTATACCTGATGCGGAAGAAGTAATCAGTTACCAAATGCCTGCCTACAAATATTTTGGAATGGTTGTTTTTTTCGCAGCCTTTAAAAACCATTATAGTTTGTTTTTTGGGCCGCCTGTTTTAGTGGCTTTTAAAAGTAAAATTAAAGGGTTTGACCAAACCAAATCGGCTATAAAATTCCCTTTTTCCACACCTTTACCGGAAGCATTGGTGAAAGAAATGGTAAAATATGTCGCCCAGGAAAATAAGCAGAAAGCCTTGGCAAAAAAGGCTGCTAAAAGTAAAAAGAAGTAA
- a CDS encoding hemolysin family protein codes for MDNYSLIIISSILFSAFFAGTEIAFISSNKLLIELKNKQGNLTASILSNFVNNPSKFISTTLVGNNIGLVIYGIYMAKVLDPILVGISPYFLTHKFLLLFSQTIISTLIVLVTAEFIPKVLFRINPDLVLQVLAIPFLLFYYLFWPVVHVIIYLSKIILNYTLKIQYTETTPVFSKIDLDQYINQVSDNDLDDDAEVDTEMFKNALDFSNLRVRDCMTPRTDLEIIDITESTEELYNKFVQTGLSKILVYGGTQDNIIGYVHQKEIFKKVDSIKEILIPIEIVPATTPVMEILNRFSKTRKSIALVVNELGGTAGIVTIEDVMEEIFGEIDDEHDTETLTEKVMNETEYLFSARLEIYHLNTKYSLGIPEGEYNTLGGYITANHEDIPQKGEKIVIDNFEFVIQKSSGSKVEEVVLRVLPSHS; via the coding sequence ATGGATAATTATTCACTCATTATTATATCAAGCATATTGTTTTCGGCTTTTTTTGCCGGTACCGAAATTGCTTTTATATCTTCAAACAAATTATTAATTGAACTTAAGAATAAGCAAGGCAATTTAACGGCAAGCATTCTTTCTAATTTTGTTAATAATCCTTCTAAGTTTATAAGCACCACGCTTGTTGGTAATAATATTGGCCTTGTAATATATGGTATATACATGGCTAAGGTGCTCGACCCTATATTGGTGGGCATTTCGCCTTATTTTTTAACGCATAAGTTTTTACTGTTATTTTCACAAACCATTATCTCTACGCTTATTGTACTGGTTACGGCTGAGTTTATTCCTAAAGTACTTTTTCGTATCAATCCTGATTTGGTTTTACAGGTTTTGGCTATTCCGTTTTTATTGTTTTATTATTTATTCTGGCCGGTAGTACACGTTATTATTTACTTGTCGAAAATTATATTAAACTATACGTTGAAAATTCAATATACTGAAACCACGCCTGTTTTCAGTAAGATTGATTTGGATCAGTATATCAATCAGGTAAGCGATAACGACCTAGACGATGATGCTGAAGTAGATACTGAAATGTTTAAAAATGCGCTCGATTTCTCTAACTTAAGGGTGCGTGATTGTATGACTCCGCGTACTGATTTAGAGATAATAGACATTACGGAAAGCACCGAAGAGTTGTATAATAAATTTGTGCAAACAGGTCTTTCTAAAATATTGGTTTATGGTGGTACACAGGATAATATTATAGGTTATGTACACCAAAAGGAAATATTTAAAAAGGTTGACAGCATTAAGGAAATTTTGATTCCTATAGAAATAGTACCCGCTACTACGCCTGTAATGGAAATACTAAACCGATTCAGCAAAACACGTAAAAGCATAGCTTTGGTGGTAAATGAACTGGGCGGTACTGCAGGTATTGTTACTATTGAAGATGTAATGGAAGAAATTTTTGGCGAGATAGATGATGAACACGATACCGAAACATTAACCGAAAAGGTGATGAATGAAACAGAGTATTTGTTTTCTGCCCGCTTAGAAATATACCATCTAAATACTAAATACAGCTTAGGTATTCCGGAAGGCGAGTACAATACACTGGGGGGGTATATTACTGCCAACCATGAGGATATTCCGCAAAAGGGAGAAAAAATTGTGATTGATAATTTTGAGTTTGTAATACAAAAATCAAGCGGCTCCAAAGTGGAGGAGGTTGTATTAAGGGTATTGCCTAGTCACTCTTAA
- a CDS encoding rhodanese-like domain-containing protein: MTKTIILITSVLAIIYASYKTYQIMSLDKGLDKMIIEGAVILDVRTETEYKMGHIEGAVNIPLSKLHADNIPLDKSKVIITCCSHGLRSVKAVSLLKANGFTQVYNGGAWTDLQKCISTQTPD; encoded by the coding sequence ATGACAAAAACAATTATACTCATTACCAGTGTACTCGCCATTATTTATGCATCTTACAAAACCTACCAGATTATGTCATTGGATAAAGGTTTAGATAAAATGATAATAGAAGGGGCTGTTATTTTAGATGTACGCACTGAAACAGAATACAAAATGGGCCATATTGAAGGCGCTGTAAATATTCCTTTAAGCAAACTACATGCTGATAATATTCCTTTAGATAAAAGCAAAGTGATTATTACCTGTTGCTCACACGGCTTAAGAAGTGTAAAGGCCGTTAGCCTGCTCAAAGCAAATGGCTTTACCCAAGTATATAATGGTGGTGCATGGACCGACCTTCAAAAATGTATATCCACCCAAACACCTGATTAG
- a CDS encoding response regulator transcription factor, with the protein MVDKKQYKILVVDDEKDIQEFIEYNLKKEGYEVFLANNGIEAIEQTKKIKPDLILMDVMMPQMDGIQACQQIKSNPALNKIFVVFLTARAEEYSELAGFDAGADDYIAKPIKPKLLLTRIAAILRRKDSGQTEAVVADAEQLKVKDLIIDRETFLVYKGNEKIQLARKEFELLHLLASKPGKVFTRETILEKVWGDDVIVGDRTIDVHIRKIREKVGEDLLGTVKGVGYKFEV; encoded by the coding sequence ATGGTTGATAAAAAGCAATACAAAATACTTGTAGTTGATGACGAGAAGGACATTCAAGAATTTATTGAATACAATTTAAAAAAGGAAGGCTACGAGGTATTTTTAGCAAACAATGGTATTGAAGCCATTGAGCAAACCAAAAAAATAAAACCCGATTTAATACTAATGGATGTGATGATGCCTCAAATGGACGGTATTCAGGCTTGCCAGCAGATTAAATCGAACCCCGCTTTAAATAAAATATTCGTTGTTTTTTTAACAGCCAGAGCCGAAGAGTATAGTGAACTGGCAGGTTTTGATGCCGGTGCTGACGATTATATAGCCAAACCGATTAAACCTAAATTGTTGTTAACCCGTATTGCTGCTATTTTACGCAGAAAAGATTCAGGACAAACGGAGGCGGTAGTAGCCGATGCTGAACAACTAAAAGTAAAGGATTTAATAATAGACAGGGAAACCTTTTTGGTATACAAAGGCAATGAAAAAATTCAGTTAGCCCGCAAAGAGTTTGAATTACTGCATTTATTAGCAAGCAAACCAGGTAAAGTATTTACCCGCGAAACCATTTTAGAAAAAGTGTGGGGCGATGATGTAATAGTTGGCGACAGAACAATAGACGTACACATTAGAAAAATAAGGGAAAAAGTAGGTGAAGATTTATTAGGCACCGTAAAAGGCGTGGGGTATAAATTTGAGGTATAA
- a CDS encoding S9 family peptidase, whose translation MKSILQSIIFYAFSLTIMLVPNKAKAQQNLTIEKLWQLGRVGDPQVSPDGKTVLYGVRHYSVKTNKSTQLIYTIQIDGSNKQTLTDSAINAFAARYTPDGKKISFLSAKGGETQLWEMSIDGSNKTQVTFIKGGISGYKYSPKMNNIAFTADVKLDKEVKEVYPDLDKCNARIIDGLFYRHWDSWHDYAYSHLFIAAYTNGKIAGDGLDIMKDEKFDCPLQPHGDDDEFNWHPDGTKLVYNSRKLTGTAEAVSTNSDVYLYDLSTQQTLNLSVMNQGYDRNAQFSADGKKIYWLSVEREGDESDLNRLICFDLDLLLNSKDKSMSIAPLRVLTDKNNFDYTIENYQIAANGKAVYFTAPYHGSKQLFAYNLAAKKGVNPIKQISSAEHDYGAFCIVGEGNNIHLVINRMDISTPSELYTLELKTQKETQLTFANQSVLNDTKMGKVEKRMVKTSDGKDLLSWVIYPPDFDATKKYPTLLYCQGGPQSALTQFFSYRWNFQLMAANGYIVIAPNRRGMPGYGSEWNDQITGDYGGQCMRDYLSAIDDLSKETYVNKDKLGAVGASFGGFSVYWLAGNHNKRFKAFIAHCGMFNMESWYGTTEEMFFANHDSKGPYWSQTESPNNFDASPHKFVKNWDTPILVIHNEKDFRVPLGQGMEAFTAAQLKGVPSRFLYFPDENHWVTKPQNSVLWQRVFFEWLDKYLN comes from the coding sequence ATGAAATCAATTCTACAATCAATTATTTTTTACGCTTTTAGTTTAACAATTATGCTTGTTCCAAATAAAGCCAAAGCACAACAAAATTTAACCATTGAAAAACTTTGGCAATTAGGCAGAGTGGGCGACCCACAGGTTTCTCCCGATGGAAAAACTGTTTTATATGGCGTAAGACATTACAGTGTTAAAACCAATAAAAGCACGCAGCTTATTTACACCATCCAAATAGATGGTAGCAATAAACAAACATTAACAGATTCAGCTATTAATGCATTTGCTGCGCGTTATACACCCGATGGTAAAAAAATAAGTTTTTTAAGTGCTAAAGGTGGCGAAACGCAACTGTGGGAAATGAGCATAGATGGAAGTAACAAAACACAGGTTACTTTTATAAAAGGTGGTATCAGCGGCTATAAATATTCGCCCAAAATGAATAATATAGCTTTTACTGCCGATGTAAAATTGGATAAAGAAGTAAAAGAAGTTTACCCTGATTTGGATAAATGTAATGCACGTATTATAGACGGATTGTTTTATCGCCATTGGGATAGCTGGCACGATTATGCTTATAGCCATTTATTTATAGCAGCCTATACCAACGGCAAAATAGCAGGCGATGGTTTAGACATTATGAAGGATGAAAAGTTTGATTGCCCTTTGCAACCTCATGGTGACGATGATGAATTTAACTGGCATCCTGATGGAACCAAACTGGTTTACAATAGCCGTAAATTAACAGGAACAGCCGAGGCCGTGTCTACCAATAGTGATGTGTATTTATACGATTTAAGCACACAACAAACCTTAAATTTATCGGTAATGAACCAAGGTTATGACAGGAATGCGCAGTTTTCAGCTGATGGAAAAAAGATATATTGGTTGAGTGTAGAAAGGGAAGGCGATGAAAGTGATTTAAACAGATTAATATGTTTTGATTTGGATTTATTGCTGAATAGCAAGGACAAAAGCATGTCAATTGCACCACTTAGAGTATTAACTGATAAAAACAATTTTGATTATACCATTGAAAACTACCAAATAGCCGCTAATGGTAAAGCCGTTTATTTTACGGCTCCTTACCACGGTTCAAAACAATTGTTTGCGTACAATTTAGCTGCTAAAAAAGGAGTCAATCCTATTAAACAAATAAGCAGTGCGGAGCACGATTATGGTGCATTTTGCATAGTAGGTGAAGGAAACAATATCCATTTGGTTATAAACAGAATGGATATATCTACACCCAGCGAGTTGTATACATTGGAGTTGAAAACACAAAAAGAAACCCAATTGACTTTTGCCAACCAAAGTGTTTTAAACGATACCAAAATGGGTAAGGTGGAAAAACGCATGGTAAAAACAAGCGATGGCAAAGATCTGTTAAGCTGGGTTATTTATCCTCCGGATTTTGATGCGACTAAAAAATACCCAACTTTATTGTATTGCCAAGGCGGACCGCAAAGTGCCTTAACCCAATTTTTTAGTTACCGCTGGAATTTTCAGTTAATGGCGGCCAACGGTTATATAGTTATAGCACCAAACAGACGTGGTATGCCGGGTTATGGCAGTGAGTGGAACGACCAGATTACAGGCGATTATGGTGGCCAGTGTATGCGCGATTATTTAAGTGCTATTGATGATTTAAGTAAAGAAACATATGTAAACAAGGATAAGTTAGGTGCAGTAGGAGCAAGCTTTGGTGGGTTTTCTGTATATTGGTTGGCTGGTAACCATAACAAACGCTTTAAAGCATTTATAGCCCATTGCGGTATGTTTAATATGGAAAGCTGGTATGGCACTACCGAAGAAATGTTTTTTGCCAACCACGATAGCAAAGGTCCATACTGGAGCCAGACAGAAAGCCCCAATAATTTTGATGCTTCGCCCCATAAATTTGTTAAAAACTGGGATACCCCCATATTGGTTATTCATAACGAAAAAGATTTTAGGGTGCCGCTAGGGCAAGGTATGGAAGCCTTTACAGCCGCTCAACTAAAAGGAGTGCCTAGTCGGTTTTTATATTTCCCTGACGAAAACCATTGGGTAACCAAACCTCAAAACAGTGTGTTATGGCAACGTGTGTTTTTTGAATGGCTTGACAAGTATTTGAATTAG
- a CDS encoding DinB family protein — MKNQQELAIQLIIDSWNSHIKRATKLFDSLSDEAIQNHIAPNRNSGTYLLGHLVAVHDGMLSLMNFGDKLHPELEQLFIRNPDGAALEKPSIAQLRSYWTEVNNVLNNKINEQTTDDWFKKHSAVSEEDFAKEPHRNKINILLTRTNHAAYHLGQLALLNK; from the coding sequence ATGAAAAACCAACAAGAGTTAGCCATACAATTAATAATTGATTCATGGAACAGCCACATAAAAAGGGCTACCAAGCTATTTGATAGTTTAAGCGATGAGGCTATACAAAACCACATAGCACCCAATAGAAATTCAGGAACCTATTTATTAGGCCATTTGGTTGCTGTACATGATGGCATGTTATCGTTAATGAATTTTGGCGATAAATTACACCCGGAATTAGAGCAATTATTTATTCGCAATCCCGATGGAGCAGCACTTGAAAAACCATCGATAGCGCAATTAAGAAGCTATTGGACAGAAGTGAATAATGTGCTTAACAATAAAATAAATGAGCAAACTACCGATGACTGGTTTAAAAAACACAGTGCTGTTTCGGAAGAAGATTTTGCAAAAGAACCACATAGAAACAAAATCAATATTTTGTTGACCCGAACCAACCACGCTGCTTACCATTTAGGCCAACTGGCATTGTTAAACAAATAA
- a CDS encoding DUF1801 domain-containing protein: MAKKTSNKPNDVEQVALYMDALEHPLKAEFEIMRNIIKAANNKLQERIKWNAPSYYYLQDIVTFGPPMRSLDKILLVFHHPSVVKIKSDLLEGNYSDRRLMYLSNSAEIESNKTELARILNLIIAEIDQSQA; this comes from the coding sequence ATGGCTAAAAAAACTTCTAATAAACCAAATGATGTGGAACAAGTAGCCTTGTATATGGACGCTTTGGAACATCCGCTAAAGGCTGAGTTTGAAATCATGAGAAATATTATAAAAGCTGCCAACAACAAGCTACAGGAACGTATAAAATGGAATGCCCCCAGCTATTACTACCTACAGGATATAGTGACCTTTGGCCCACCCATGCGTAGTTTAGATAAAATATTGTTGGTATTTCACCATCCATCTGTAGTTAAAATCAAATCGGATTTATTAGAAGGTAATTACTCTGACAGACGCCTAATGTATTTAAGCAACAGTGCTGAAATTGAAAGCAACAAAACCGAACTAGCCCGTATTTTAAATTTGATAATCGCTGAAATTGATCAATCGCAAGCTTAA